The Chryseobacterium aureum genome contains a region encoding:
- a CDS encoding TM2 domain-containing protein translates to MGILVGWLALNKFYLGYTKEGIIQLVLNVVTLGAASVIPFIEGILYLFMSDKQFDDTYVYGKKGWL, encoded by the coding sequence TTGGGAATTCTTGTGGGATGGCTGGCTTTGAATAAATTTTATCTGGGCTATACGAAAGAGGGGATCATTCAGCTGGTTCTGAACGTTGTTACATTAGGAGCCGCTTCTGTAATTCCTTTTATTGAAGGAATTTTATACCTGTTTATGAGTGACAAGCAATTTGATGACACTTATGTATACGGAAAAAAAGGATGGTTATAA
- a CDS encoding T9SS type A sorting domain-containing protein: MKKLLLLFLFVGTFVGFSNNLKAQLREPGSITQKADDGVLLAYPNPAKDFLIIKAKDSSLRIKSVTFYSILGMQVASYTVNMNSGEINIEKLKPGKYMIRYILSDNTQKVTQIVKQ, encoded by the coding sequence ATGAAAAAACTTTTACTTTTATTTCTATTTGTAGGCACTTTTGTTGGATTTTCCAACAATTTAAAAGCTCAGCTTAGAGAGCCGGGTTCCATCACTCAGAAGGCGGATGATGGGGTATTGCTTGCCTATCCGAATCCTGCAAAGGATTTCCTTATTATTAAGGCAAAAGATTCTTCTTTAAGAATCAAAAGTGTGACTTTTTATTCCATTTTGGGTATGCAGGTCGCTAGCTATACAGTCAACATGAATTCCGGTGAAATCAATATTGAAAAACTGAAGCCCGGAAAATATATGATCCGTTATATTTTAAGTGACAATACGCAGAAAGTTACTCAAATCGTAAAACAATAA
- a CDS encoding UDP-3-O-(3-hydroxymyristoyl)glucosamine N-acyltransferase produces MRFHSPQKLKTIADLIGSTFVGPEDFEVLGTNEIHMVKPGEIVFVNHPKYYDKALNSAATIILIDKEVECPEGKALLVSDDPFRDFNKINTHFTRIYNFTEELHDVEIGEGTKIHSSAVIGNNVKIGKNTLIFPNVVIGDRTEIGDNVIIQSNTVLGGDAFYYRKLNGNFDRLISVGNVIIENNVEIGNGCTIDRGVTDSTIIGEGSVLDNQIQIGHDTVIGKKCLIASQVGIAGCCIIGDEVTLWGQVGIASGNKIEAGSVLLGKTGVNRDLEKGTYIGMFAEDFKTYLKKEVKLRNLK; encoded by the coding sequence ATGAGATTTCATTCTCCGCAAAAGCTTAAAACCATTGCAGATTTAATAGGTTCTACATTTGTAGGCCCCGAAGATTTTGAAGTATTGGGAACCAATGAAATTCACATGGTAAAGCCAGGTGAAATTGTTTTTGTGAACCATCCTAAATATTACGACAAAGCATTAAACTCTGCCGCTACTATTATTTTAATTGATAAAGAAGTAGAGTGCCCGGAAGGAAAAGCTCTTTTGGTTTCTGATGATCCTTTCAGAGACTTTAATAAAATCAATACTCATTTTACCAGAATATACAATTTCACAGAAGAACTTCATGATGTTGAAATAGGAGAGGGTACAAAAATCCATTCCTCAGCAGTGATCGGGAACAATGTGAAAATTGGGAAAAACACCCTTATCTTTCCAAACGTTGTCATCGGAGACCGTACGGAAATAGGAGATAATGTTATTATCCAGTCCAACACCGTTTTAGGAGGGGATGCGTTTTATTACAGAAAATTAAACGGAAACTTTGACCGTCTGATTTCGGTAGGAAATGTGATCATTGAAAACAATGTAGAGATCGGAAACGGATGTACGATTGACAGAGGAGTTACAGACTCTACCATCATTGGAGAAGGCTCTGTTTTGGATAACCAGATTCAGATCGGGCATGATACCGTTATCGGGAAGAAATGTCTGATTGCCTCACAGGTAGGCATTGCAGGGTGTTGTATCATTGGAGATGAGGTAACATTATGGGGGCAGGTAGGTATTGCTTCCGGCAACAAAATAGAGGCAGGATCTGTGCTCTTGGGAAAAACCGGAGTGAACAGAGATCTGGAAAAAGGAACCTACATCGGCATGTTTGCAGAAGATTTCAAAACGTATCTGAAAAAAGAAGTAAAGCTGAGAAATCTCAAATAA
- a CDS encoding porin family protein translates to MKKLLLASALTLSALSFAQVQWGSTRFGVTGGLNYSRVSNAHNPSGPRYTFQGGALALIPVGKTNQFFIQPEVLYYGAGETGKDKDAKGVSGYDAVYANNYLSVPLYFKGYFSEAESEFFGLLGPRFNFLVNQNVKNVPVSRPYYDPDVTDPSQPAGVNGKAKSFNWGIGLGIGYSYKRQLEVAVKYDLGLGDTYPGLKNETKGTDKKKSEQVLALTLSYIFQ, encoded by the coding sequence ATGAAAAAACTTTTATTAGCCTCAGCACTTACTCTTTCTGCTTTATCTTTTGCACAGGTGCAATGGGGAAGCACAAGATTTGGTGTTACAGGCGGCTTAAACTACTCCAGAGTATCCAATGCCCATAATCCTTCGGGCCCGAGATATACTTTTCAAGGTGGAGCTTTGGCTTTAATCCCCGTAGGGAAAACCAACCAGTTCTTTATTCAGCCTGAAGTTCTGTACTATGGTGCAGGAGAAACAGGGAAAGATAAAGATGCTAAAGGAGTAAGTGGTTATGATGCAGTATATGCTAACAACTACTTAAGTGTACCTCTTTATTTCAAAGGATATTTTTCAGAAGCTGAATCAGAATTCTTTGGATTATTAGGACCTAGATTTAACTTTTTGGTGAATCAGAATGTTAAAAATGTTCCTGTAAGCAGACCTTATTATGATCCGGATGTTACAGATCCTAGCCAGCCGGCAGGCGTAAATGGAAAAGCAAAAAGCTTTAACTGGGGAATAGGATTGGGAATAGGATATAGCTACAAGAGACAACTTGAAGTAGCTGTAAAATATGACTTAGGTCTTGGAGATACTTATCCAGGTCTTAAAAATGAAACAAAAGGAACTGATAAGAAAAAATCAGAACAGGTATTGGCCCTTACATTAAGCTATATATTCCAATAA
- a CDS encoding ABC transporter ATP-binding protein: protein MLKAEHIKKTYNAGKKVALDDFSIHVPKGSIYGLLGPNGAGKTSFIRIINQITQADSGDIFINGEKLNPGHIKDIGYMPEERGLYKNMNVGDQILYFAELKGMSKNDALNEAKKWFEKLHIDQWWKKKLSELSKGMAQKIQFVVTVLHRPHLLILDEPFSGFDPVNANLIKDQIIDLKNNGTTIILSTHRMESVEEMCDYVALINNSKKIIDGRVFDVREKFKKNIFGITLSEVSNDQFENFKSKYDIFNLSNENNLVSFDLKNEESQNKILLDLVQVGKVRSFDERIPSMNEVFINAVSNHP, encoded by the coding sequence ATGCTAAAAGCTGAACATATTAAAAAGACCTATAATGCCGGAAAAAAGGTCGCACTGGATGATTTCAGCATCCACGTCCCAAAAGGCAGTATTTATGGTCTTTTAGGTCCCAACGGAGCCGGAAAAACTTCTTTCATCCGGATCATCAATCAAATTACTCAGGCCGACTCAGGAGATATCTTCATCAATGGAGAAAAACTGAACCCAGGCCATATCAAAGATATCGGCTACATGCCCGAAGAAAGAGGTCTCTACAAAAACATGAATGTGGGTGACCAGATCCTGTATTTCGCGGAACTGAAAGGAATGAGCAAAAACGATGCTCTGAATGAGGCTAAAAAATGGTTTGAAAAACTTCACATTGACCAATGGTGGAAGAAAAAACTTTCTGAACTTTCTAAGGGAATGGCTCAGAAGATCCAGTTTGTGGTAACGGTTCTTCACAGGCCTCATCTTTTAATTCTGGATGAGCCTTTTTCAGGTTTTGATCCTGTAAACGCCAACTTAATCAAAGATCAGATTATTGATCTTAAAAATAACGGAACCACCATTATTCTTTCTACCCACAGAATGGAAAGTGTGGAAGAAATGTGTGATTATGTTGCTTTGATCAACAATTCTAAAAAAATTATTGACGGAAGGGTTTTTGACGTAAGAGAAAAATTCAAGAAAAATATTTTTGGAATTACGCTTTCTGAGGTAAGTAATGATCAGTTTGAAAATTTCAAAAGCAAATATGATATTTTTAATTTATCCAATGAAAATAATCTTGTTTCTTTTGACCTGAAAAATGAAGAAAGCCAGAATAAAATACTTCTGGATCTGGTACAGGTAGGAAAAGTGAGGTCATTTGACGAGAGAATTCCGAGCATGAATGAAGTGTTTATTAATGCTGTAAGTAATCATCCTTAA
- a CDS encoding ABC transporter ATP-binding protein, whose product MIYGTLFLTFLGALAAQVNPIVLKYTVDEVTALTHLPHPMSEGIHILIIISIILLGKELLNIFINFGQKFYGEKIRINVSSVLAQSAIDKILTYRVAYFNDENHESGKLQIRIDRGIESLTRLVQNFFIDILPLFSNAIIALIIMYMQNVYVGLVSTIIVPIYFYISSLQAKKLGGVRRQLRNQREKKTSGLLNLINSIMVIKSFVREKFEGKKQYDLQMELMESQMITRKTNFIYDGLKTFIEQFGVVLIILLTVYLVLDQQMTIGAIMLHIMLFNNVSAPIRQLHRIYDDMNDAMIYAEGYFDILNADNETESNGKFVEKEIKGTFELKNVDFTYPNGTKALHDVSMKIENGKTTALVGLSGAGKSTVINLLCKFYLPDSGEILLDGVNLNEFDNTFLRSDLGLVLQRNHIFQGSIEDNIRYGDMNASFEEIEGAAKKAYLHEQIMDLPDQYQHDATQLSGGQQQRIAIARLFLKNPPIIFLDEPTASLDAIATEQIKNSLDAIKEGRTVIIISHSLSQILDSDIIYVMKKGSVVENGTHDELYSKEGTYREIFDASARSLNLDKLVNTYKEN is encoded by the coding sequence ATGATTTACGGAACCCTGTTTCTTACTTTTCTGGGAGCGCTTGCAGCACAGGTAAACCCAATTGTTTTGAAATATACAGTGGATGAGGTTACCGCGCTTACCCATCTTCCTCATCCGATGTCGGAAGGCATTCATATTCTCATTATCATTTCCATTATTTTACTGGGAAAAGAATTGCTCAACATTTTTATCAACTTCGGACAGAAATTTTATGGGGAAAAAATAAGGATTAATGTAAGTTCTGTATTGGCACAATCAGCCATTGATAAGATACTGACGTATAGAGTTGCTTATTTTAATGATGAAAACCATGAGTCCGGGAAATTACAGATCAGAATAGACCGCGGAATAGAAAGCCTGACAAGACTGGTTCAGAATTTTTTCATAGATATTTTACCTCTTTTTTCCAATGCCATCATTGCCCTGATCATTATGTACATGCAAAATGTGTATGTGGGACTGGTTTCTACCATCATTGTTCCGATTTATTTTTACATCAGTTCTCTTCAGGCTAAAAAACTGGGTGGTGTCCGCCGTCAGCTCAGAAACCAAAGGGAAAAAAAGACTTCCGGACTTCTTAATCTGATCAATTCCATAATGGTAATTAAAAGCTTTGTCCGGGAAAAATTTGAAGGAAAAAAACAATATGACCTTCAGATGGAGCTCATGGAAAGTCAGATGATCACAAGGAAAACCAACTTTATTTATGATGGATTAAAAACTTTTATAGAGCAGTTCGGAGTGGTTCTGATTATTCTTTTAACCGTTTATCTTGTGCTGGATCAGCAGATGACTATTGGTGCGATTATGCTTCATATTATGCTCTTTAACAACGTATCGGCACCCATTCGCCAGCTACACAGAATTTATGATGATATGAACGATGCCATGATCTATGCGGAAGGCTATTTTGATATTCTGAACGCAGACAATGAAACAGAATCGAACGGAAAATTTGTAGAAAAAGAAATTAAAGGAACTTTTGAACTGAAAAATGTAGATTTCACATATCCCAACGGTACAAAAGCTTTACATGATGTCTCCATGAAAATAGAAAACGGAAAAACGACAGCTCTGGTAGGATTGAGCGGTGCAGGAAAGTCCACAGTGATTAATCTTCTCTGCAAATTTTATCTGCCGGATTCCGGAGAAATTCTTCTGGATGGAGTGAATCTTAATGAATTTGATAATACTTTTCTGAGAAGTGATCTTGGTCTTGTTCTTCAGAGAAACCATATTTTTCAGGGAAGTATAGAAGATAATATCCGGTATGGAGATATGAATGCAAGCTTTGAAGAAATTGAAGGAGCCGCAAAAAAAGCGTATCTGCATGAACAGATCATGGATCTTCCCGACCAATACCAGCATGATGCTACCCAACTTTCCGGAGGGCAGCAGCAGAGAATTGCCATTGCAAGACTGTTTCTTAAAAATCCCCCGATTATCTTTCTGGACGAACCTACAGCCAGCCTGGACGCCATTGCCACTGAGCAGATCAAAAACTCGCTGGATGCCATAAAAGAGGGAAGAACAGTAATCATTATTTCTCATTCCTTGTCACAGATTCTGGATTCTGATATCATTTATGTGATGAAGAAAGGAAGCGTTGTTGAAAACGGAACTCATGATGAATTGTACAGTAAAGAAGGTACCTACCGGGAAATTTTTGATGCCTCGGCCCGCAGTCTCAATCTTGATAAACTGGTGAATACGTATAAGGAAAACTAA
- the sucD gene encoding succinate--CoA ligase subunit alpha, protein MSILVNKDSKVIVQGFTGNEGTFHAGQMIEYGTNVVGGVTPGKGGSEHLGKPVFNTVADAVEKAGANVSIIFVPPAFAADAIMEAAEAGIKVIVCITEGIPVADMVKVKSYIADRDCRLIGPNCPGIITSEEAKIGIMPGFVFKKGKVGIVSKSGTLTYEAADQVVRAGYGISTAIGIGGDPIIGTTTREALELFINDPETEAVVMIGEIGGGLEAEAARWYKASGSTKPVVGFIAGQTAPKGRTMGHAGAIVGGAEDTAQAKMEIMRENGINVVDSPADIGATVAKILG, encoded by the coding sequence ATGTCAATTTTAGTAAACAAAGATTCTAAAGTAATTGTACAAGGATTTACAGGGAACGAAGGAACTTTCCACGCTGGTCAGATGATTGAATACGGAACCAACGTAGTAGGTGGTGTTACTCCGGGAAAAGGAGGTAGCGAGCACTTGGGAAAACCGGTATTTAATACAGTAGCTGACGCTGTTGAAAAAGCAGGAGCTAACGTAAGTATCATTTTCGTACCACCGGCATTCGCAGCAGACGCTATCATGGAAGCTGCTGAAGCAGGGATCAAGGTAATTGTATGTATTACGGAAGGTATTCCTGTAGCTGATATGGTAAAAGTAAAATCTTATATCGCAGACAGAGACTGCAGATTAATCGGACCAAACTGCCCTGGAATCATTACTTCTGAAGAAGCTAAAATTGGTATTATGCCAGGTTTCGTTTTCAAAAAAGGAAAAGTAGGTATCGTTTCAAAATCAGGTACGCTTACGTACGAAGCTGCTGACCAGGTTGTAAGAGCAGGTTACGGTATTTCTACTGCTATCGGTATCGGTGGTGACCCAATCATCGGAACTACTACAAGAGAGGCATTAGAGCTATTTATTAACGATCCTGAAACTGAAGCGGTTGTAATGATCGGTGAAATTGGTGGTGGTCTTGAAGCTGAAGCAGCAAGATGGTACAAAGCCAGCGGATCTACTAAACCTGTTGTAGGATTTATTGCAGGACAAACTGCTCCAAAAGGAAGAACAATGGGTCACGCAGGTGCTATCGTTGGGGGTGCTGAAGATACCGCTCAGGCAAAAATGGAAATCATGAGAGAAAACGGGATCAACGTAGTAGATTCTCCAGCTGATATCGGTGCTACTGTAGCAAAAATTCTAGGATAA
- a CDS encoding ABC transporter permease, which produces MNNIFLITKREFLTQVKKKSFIILTLLAPVMIIAFGAVIGLMFKANESHSIIEVVDKSGLFINQLKSNDKLNYVFVSAADEKSKINNLKGNESLDGILILPELKNQDFGALEKDTRLVINSKIGFDTKQRIVSDISNVVKKEKIKQLGIQEAQLDDLDKNFTLKTINVTDNNKEDSDLAFGVKSGLSMVLMYVTFMFIIIYGVRVMRSVLEEKNNRVVEIIISSVKPFELMLGKILGVTLVALTQFIIWITMSVIGALVLNTGFSSLQKNIPGGNEEIASKLDMGQLATQISHSLLELNFPLIIFVFIVFFLLGYIFYSSIYAAIGSAVDNETETQQFTLFAVLPLMLGMYGSFTLMNNPDGPLGFWLSIIPFTSPVAMIARIPFGVPAWQIVLSIALLLGTTVLMIFVAGKIYRVGILMYGNKATMKELWKWIKG; this is translated from the coding sequence ATGAATAATATTTTTTTAATTACCAAGAGGGAGTTTCTTACACAGGTTAAGAAAAAATCTTTCATCATATTAACATTACTGGCACCGGTCATGATTATTGCATTCGGAGCGGTAATCGGGCTGATGTTTAAAGCCAATGAATCTCACAGTATCATAGAAGTGGTTGACAAGAGCGGACTGTTTATCAATCAGTTGAAATCTAATGACAAGTTAAACTATGTTTTTGTTTCTGCTGCGGATGAAAAATCCAAGATCAACAACTTAAAGGGAAATGAATCTCTGGATGGCATTCTGATACTTCCTGAACTGAAAAACCAGGATTTTGGTGCACTGGAAAAGGACACCAGACTGGTTATTAACAGTAAAATAGGTTTTGATACGAAACAGAGAATTGTTTCTGACATCAGCAATGTTGTAAAAAAAGAAAAGATAAAACAACTGGGTATTCAGGAGGCACAGCTTGATGATCTTGATAAAAACTTCACGCTAAAGACCATCAACGTGACAGATAACAATAAAGAGGATTCTGATCTTGCGTTTGGAGTAAAATCGGGGCTGAGCATGGTTTTGATGTATGTTACTTTTATGTTCATTATTATTTATGGGGTAAGAGTGATGCGAAGTGTGCTGGAAGAGAAAAACAACCGTGTTGTAGAGATCATTATATCTTCTGTGAAACCTTTTGAACTGATGCTGGGTAAGATTCTGGGAGTAACCCTGGTTGCTTTGACACAGTTTATTATCTGGATCACGATGTCTGTAATAGGAGCACTTGTGTTAAATACAGGATTCTCTTCTCTTCAGAAAAATATTCCGGGCGGCAATGAAGAAATTGCCAGTAAACTGGATATGGGGCAACTCGCAACCCAGATTTCCCACAGCTTGCTGGAACTTAATTTTCCCCTGATTATTTTTGTATTCATTGTTTTTTTCCTTTTAGGATATATATTTTACAGTTCTATTTATGCCGCCATTGGGTCTGCGGTAGACAATGAAACAGAAACGCAGCAATTCACTTTATTTGCGGTTCTGCCATTAATGCTGGGAATGTACGGAAGCTTCACATTAATGAACAATCCTGACGGCCCGTTAGGCTTCTGGCTGTCTATCATTCCATTTACATCACCGGTTGCAATGATCGCCAGAATTCCGTTTGGTGTTCCGGCGTGGCAGATTGTATTATCCATTGCATTATTGCTGGGAACCACTGTTCTGATGATTTTTGTGGCGGGAAAAATCTATCGTGTAGGTATTTTGATGTACGGGAATAAAGCTACGATGAAAGAGCTTTGGAAATGGATAAAAGGATAA
- the hemB gene encoding porphobilinogen synthase — translation MIHSRNRRLRVNESIRSLVRENVLTTDDFVMPIFVMEGENKQEAIPSMPGIFRRSIDLTVKECKELFSLGVKAVNLYMKVSEHLKDNTGKEAWNKDGLMQNTIKAIKDAVPGMIIMPDVALDPYSIYGHDGIIENGKVLNDATNDALARMSVSHAEAGADLVAPSDMMDGRVQVIREALEESGFTDVGIVSYAAKYASSFYGPFRSALDSAPKDDMEIPKDKKTYQMDFHNTREALNEVFKDIDEGADIIMIKPGLPYLDIVSKVREAIDLPIAVYNVSGEYAMVKAAAQNGWLDNDKTIIESLTCFKRAGADMIFTYFAKEAAILLNK, via the coding sequence ATGATACATTCAAGAAATAGAAGACTTAGAGTTAATGAATCTATCAGAAGTTTGGTAAGAGAAAATGTACTTACAACTGATGATTTTGTGATGCCGATCTTCGTAATGGAGGGCGAAAACAAGCAAGAGGCAATCCCGTCTATGCCGGGAATTTTTAGGCGGAGTATAGATTTAACCGTGAAGGAATGTAAGGAATTATTTTCTTTGGGAGTAAAAGCTGTCAATTTGTACATGAAAGTGTCAGAACATCTGAAAGACAATACCGGAAAAGAAGCATGGAACAAAGACGGATTGATGCAGAACACCATCAAAGCCATTAAAGATGCTGTTCCGGGGATGATCATTATGCCGGATGTAGCGCTGGATCCTTATTCCATCTACGGACATGACGGAATCATAGAAAACGGAAAAGTTTTAAATGATGCTACCAATGATGCACTGGCAAGAATGTCAGTATCTCATGCAGAAGCAGGAGCAGATCTTGTAGCTCCAAGTGATATGATGGACGGAAGAGTGCAGGTTATTCGTGAAGCATTGGAGGAAAGCGGATTTACCGATGTAGGAATTGTAAGCTATGCTGCCAAATATGCAAGTTCTTTCTACGGGCCTTTCAGAAGTGCTTTAGACAGTGCTCCGAAAGATGATATGGAAATTCCGAAAGATAAAAAAACGTACCAGATGGATTTTCACAATACCCGTGAAGCATTGAATGAAGTGTTCAAAGATATTGATGAAGGAGCAGATATTATCATGATCAAACCCGGACTTCCTTACCTGGATATCGTTTCCAAAGTACGTGAGGCTATTGACCTTCCTATTGCCGTTTATAACGTAAGTGGAGAATATGCCATGGTAAAAGCAGCCGCTCAAAACGGCTGGCTGGATAATGATAAAACAATCATTGAAAGCCTTACCTGTTTCAAAAGAGCAGGAGCAGATATGATTTTTACCTATTTTGCAAAAGAAGCAGCGATATTACTCAACAAATAA